The genomic window AGAAATCGCTATGAGGCGTCTTGGCCTATTGGCGGCTGCTGGCACGGTCGCGCTGATTCTGGGCGTCACGGTGCCTGCAAGGGCGCTGATCGTCTTCGATCCCAACAACTACGTTCAGAACGTCCTGACTGCCGCACGAGAGCTGCAGCAGATCAACAATCAGATCACCTCGTTGCAGAACGAGGCGCAGATGTTGATCAACCAGGCGAAGAACCTGGCAAACCTGCCATACTCGTCGCTACAGGAACTGCAATCTTCGATCCAGCGGACTCAGCAATTGCTGGCCCAAGCCCAGCGCATTGCCTACGACGTCCAGCAGATCGATCATGCCTTCTCGACGAGCTACGCGCCAGCTACCAGCAGCCAGTCGGATCAGTTGCTGATCTCGAACGCTCAATCGCGGTGGCAGAATTCGTATGCCGCAACGCAAGACGCGCTTCGTCTCCAGGCCGGCATCGTTGGCAACCTCGACACCAACCGCGTCCAGACCTCCGTGCTCGTTAGCTCAAGCCAAGGCGCTAGCGGTGCCTTGCAGGCAACACAGGCCGGCAATCAGATTCTGGCATTGCACGCGCAGCAGCTCGCCGACCTCACTGCTGTCGTGACGGCGCAGGGCCGGGCGCAAAGCCTTGAAGCCGCGCAACGCGCGGCGGCCCAGGACCAGGGCCGCGAACAGCTCCGGCGGTTTCTTACGCCAGGGCAGGGCTATCAATCATCCAACGTGCAGATGTTCCACTGATGACCGACATCCGGGCATTCAAGGCGTTGTCGCTGCTTACGACAATTGGCGTGTTGGTCGTCACAGCCTGCACGATTCAGCTTCGCGGTAGCGACGAGTCGCCCGCGCTGCCGAAGACGGAGCAGACGACAAATGCAACCAGCTCTGACCTCGCACGCTGTCGCAGCGTCACTGCGGAGAAAACGGCAGGTTATCAGCATTGCAGGCAGGTTTGGGCCGAAAACCGGCGACGCTTCTTTGGCAAGAAGAACGGTCCCGCAGATCCTGGCCAAGACGATTCCACCGCGGGCTTGGCACCCGCCCCAAAGGATCAGAGCCGAATCCCACAAGGATATCCACCCCTGGCGGCACCTGAGGCAAGCAAGCCATGACCGGTACGGGGATCATCGACCAGTTCCTCGAAACGTTCACACGATATATCGATAACGGTTTCGGGCTGCTGGGGAGTGAGGTCGGATATCTCGCAACGACGCTTGCCGCGATCGACATCACACTCGCCGCCTTGTTCTGGAGTTGGGGAACGGACGAGGACATTATCGCTCGCCTTGTCAAGAAGACGCTTTTCGTTGCGGTCTTCGCGTACGTCATCGGCAACTGGAACAACCTCGCGCGCATCGTCTTCGAAAGCTTTGCTGGTCTTGGGCTGAAAGCGTCCGGCGCAAGTCTCTCCGCGGCAGATTTCCTGCGACCGGGAAGGATCGCCCAAGTCGGACTCGACGCCGGTCGACCGCTGCTTGACTCCATCTCCAACCTGATGGGCTACATCAGTTTCTTCGAGAATTTCGTCCAGATTGTCGTCCTCCTGTTCGCGTGGGTCGTGGTGCTGCTCGCCTTCTTCATTCTGGCGATCCAGCTCTTCGTCACCCTGATCGAGTTCAAGCTCACGACGCTGGCTGGATTTGTGCTCATTCCCTTTGGCTTGTTTGGCAAGACCGCCTTCGCGGCCGAGCGGGTCCTGGGCAATGTCGTGTCCTCCGGAATCAAAGTCTTGGTCCTGGCCGTGATCGTCGGAATTGGATCGACTCTGTTTTCGCAGTTCACCACTGGCTTTGGTGGCAATCAGCCAACCATTGAAGACGCGATGACGCTGGTGCTCGCGGCGCTTTCCTTGCTGGGCCTCGGCATCTTCGGTCCGAGTATCGCAAACGGCCTGGTGTCGGGCGGACCCCAACTCGGCGCCGGCGCTGCAATTGGAACAGGCCTTGCTGCCGGCGGCATTGTTGCGGCTGGCGCGGGACTTG from Bradyrhizobium zhanjiangense includes these protein-coding regions:
- the trbJ gene encoding P-type conjugative transfer protein TrbJ gives rise to the protein MRRLGLLAAAGTVALILGVTVPARALIVFDPNNYVQNVLTAARELQQINNQITSLQNEAQMLINQAKNLANLPYSSLQELQSSIQRTQQLLAQAQRIAYDVQQIDHAFSTSYAPATSSQSDQLLISNAQSRWQNSYAATQDALRLQAGIVGNLDTNRVQTSVLVSSSQGASGALQATQAGNQILALHAQQLADLTAVVTAQGRAQSLEAAQRAAAQDQGREQLRRFLTPGQGYQSSNVQMFH
- the trbK-alt gene encoding putative entry exclusion protein TrbK-alt yields the protein MTDIRAFKALSLLTTIGVLVVTACTIQLRGSDESPALPKTEQTTNATSSDLARCRSVTAEKTAGYQHCRQVWAENRRRFFGKKNGPADPGQDDSTAGLAPAPKDQSRIPQGYPPLAAPEASKP
- the trbL gene encoding P-type conjugative transfer protein TrbL, with the translated sequence MTGTGIIDQFLETFTRYIDNGFGLLGSEVGYLATTLAAIDITLAALFWSWGTDEDIIARLVKKTLFVAVFAYVIGNWNNLARIVFESFAGLGLKASGASLSAADFLRPGRIAQVGLDAGRPLLDSISNLMGYISFFENFVQIVVLLFAWVVVLLAFFILAIQLFVTLIEFKLTTLAGFVLIPFGLFGKTAFAAERVLGNVVSSGIKVLVLAVIVGIGSTLFSQFTTGFGGNQPTIEDAMTLVLAALSLLGLGIFGPSIANGLVSGGPQLGAGAAIGTGLAAGGIVAAGAGLAAGGAGLAGGAIAGAARGGGAVISGASAAYRSGGLAGVAEAGASAATSPLRRAAAVFGGSQAGEQAASAPAEGQRDWARRMKRAQAIRHGASAAGHAVRSGDHGGGGSSVDLSEGER